CTGTACATCCTTTTATATCATTCACGATTACAGAATAAGTGCCAATAGCTAATCCAGTAGCTGTAGAATCAGATCCACCTGAAGGAGACCAGTTGTACGAGTAAGCAGGAGTGCCACCAGTAGGTTGAATAGTAGCTTCACCAGTATTTCCTCCATAACAAAGGACATCAGAAGTAGTAGAAGATAAAGCTAAAACATCTGGTTCAGAGATGGTAACAGAGTCAGTAAGAGAG
This portion of the Vicingus serpentipes genome encodes:
- a CDS encoding SprB repeat-containing protein, giving the protein SLTDSVTISEPDVLALSSTTSDVLCYGGNTGEATIQPTGGTPAYSYNWSPSGGSDSTATGLAIGTYSVIVNDIKGCTDSILIMINQPDSLSSSLNQTNVSCNGGNDGELIVTPNGGTAPFSFAWSNSDNDSIAENL